One Xyrauchen texanus isolate HMW12.3.18 chromosome 2, RBS_HiC_50CHRs, whole genome shotgun sequence genomic window carries:
- the LOC127619631 gene encoding zinc finger protein RFP-like isoform X3, with translation MPLSHSFLSEEQLLCSICLDVFDNPVSTPCGHSFCMACIVQYWDSVKHCQCPLCKQTFKRKPDLHINRTLREITEQFKQMMGKAGACGGVGVGAEVEDGGRKQRSVNRTLKPVHLPGDLIDEIKWKFTKPSPNGSSQACHDKPRLKHTVTSNNDSADSAQPAFLTRQVSMRRFTLSGAADAMKVPLCPKHHRSLELFCQSDLECICVECGQTDHHSHNIICAEKEWHCNKMKIGIAETAMQEMTKERMQKVEEIKHSLTDIKVYSDLSTPLSIKDWTGVSLTCDLGTKAFYDSVCQILEQFEELQKQPAICGFTLTPGKHKATMPSSGRCRCSMHGLDLLPMQSKVLLDILLPSALGFSVSADQSPMRSHPKVKRIQEYAVDVTLDTNTAHPRLVLSEDRKKVWCVDRHQLVPNNRERFDRVVCVLGHKGFTGGRHYWEVEVGDKTDWDLGVAGHSSNRKGKIIVSPSNGYWFLSLRDKNNYAFRTEPSTALTLRLKPQKIGLFVDYEKGQVSFFNVDAKTLIYTFMDNFSETIFPFFSPCTNKSGRNDAPLVITPVLLD, from the exons ATGCCACTCTCACACAGCTTCCTGTCCGAAGAGCAACTGCTGTGTTCCATCTGCTTAGATGTGTTTGACAATCCTGTGTCCACACCCTGTGGCCACAGCTTCTGCATGGCCTGCATTGTTCAGTACTGGGATTCAGTCAAGCACTGCCAGTGCCCCCTCTGCAAGCAGACCTTCAAGAGAAAGCCTGATCTCCACATTAATCGCACTCTCCGTGAGATCACCGAACAGTTCAAGCAGATGATGGGCAAAGCAGGAGCCTGTGGGGGGGTTGGGGTAGGTGCAGAGGTTGAGGATGGGGGAAGAAAACAACGGTCAGTTAACAGGACACTAAAGCCAGTTCATCTACCAGGTGAtcttattgatgaaataaaatgGAAATTCACCAAGCCTTCTCCAAATGGCAGTTCTCAAGCATGTCATGATAAACCCAGACTGAAACATACCGtcacatcaaacaacgatagtgCTGATAGCGCCCAGCCAGCCTTTTTAACCAGACAGGTGTCAATGCGAAGGTTTACTCTAAGTGGGGCGGCAGACGCTATGAAAGTGCCCCTTTGTCCAAAACACCACCGCAGCCTGGAGCTGTTCTGTCAATCCGATTTGGAATGTATTTGTGTAGAGTGTGGACAAACAGACCACCACTCACACAACATCATATGTGCAGAAAAAGAGTGGCATTGTAACAAG ATGAAGATTGGTATCGCAGAGACAGCGATGCAGGAGATGACCAAGGAGAGGATGCAGAAAGTGGAGGAGATAAAACATTCACTGACTGACATCAAA GTCTACTCTGATCTCAGCACCCCCTTGTCAATCAAAGACTGGACAGGAGTCTCACTGACCTGTGACCTCGGAACCAAAGCATTTTACGACTCTGTTTGTCAAATACTGGAACAGTTTGAGGAGCTTCAAAAACAACCTGCCATTTGTGGGTTCACGTTGACACCTGGGAAACACAAAGCTACTATGCCATCTAGTGGCAGGTGTAGATGTAGCATGCACGGTCTAGATTTGCTGCCCATGCAATCAAAAGTGTTACTTGACATTCTGCTTCCTTCTGCTTTAGGCTTCTCGGTGTCTGCTGACCAATCACCAATGAGGTCACACCCAA AAGTGAAGAGAATACAAGAATATGCAG TGGATGTGACCCTGGACACCAACACTGCCCATCCTCGCCTCGTCCTATCAGAAGACAGAAAGAAGGTGTGGTGTGTTGACAGGCACCAACTAGTTCCCAACAACCGTGAGCGTTTCGATCGTGTGGTTTGTGTACTGGGACACAAGGGCTTCACCGGTGGCCGACACTACTGGGAGGTCGAGGTGGGTGACAAGACCGACTGGGACCTGGGGGTGGCTGGTCATTCCAGCAACAGGAAGGGTAAGATCATCGTCAGTCCCAGCAACGGCTACTGGTTCTTAAGCTTGCGGGACAAAAATAACTATGCCTTCAGGACAGAGCCTTCTACTGCACTAACTCTCAGGCTGAAACCTCAGAAGATAGGGCTGTTTGTggactatgaaaaaggccaagtGTCCTTCTTTAATGTAGATGCAAAGACGCTCATCTACACTTTCATGGATAACTTCTCTGAGACCATTTTTCCGTTCTTCAGTCCCTGTACCAACAAATCAGGCAGAAATGATGCTCCGCTGGTGATCACGCCTGTCCTTCTCGACTGA
- the LOC127619631 gene encoding E3 ubiquitin-protein ligase TRIM39-like isoform X2, whose product MPLSHSFLSEEQLLCSICLDVFDNPVSTPCGHSFCMACIVQYWDSVKHCQCPLCKQTFKRKPDLHINRTLREITEQFKQMMGKAGACGGVGVGAEVEDGGRKQRSVNRTLKPVHLPGDLIDEIKWKFTKPSPNGSSQACHDKPRLKHTVTSNNDSADSAQPAFLTRQVSMRRFTLSGAADAMKVPLCPKHHRSLELFCQSDLECICVECGQTDHHSHNIICAEKEWHCNKMKIGIAETAMQEMTKERMQKVEEIKHSLTDIKMLGEREAQRNKQVIGALVSSIERSQVGLLEVMEINRQSAEHQAEVMIKELEQEIAELRRRGSALGQLAQTEDYVTGLRVYSDLSTPLSIKDWTGVSLTCDLGTKAFYDSVCQILEQFEELQKQPAICFSVSADQSPMRSHPKVKRIQEYAVDVTLDTNTAHPRLVLSEDRKKVWCVDRHQLVPNNRERFDRVVCVLGHKGFTGGRHYWEVEVGDKTDWDLGVAGHSSNRKGKIIVSPSNGYWFLSLRDKNNYAFRTEPSTALTLRLKPQKIGLFVDYEKGQVSFFNVDAKTLIYTFMDNFSETIFPFFSPCTNKSGRNDAPLVITPVLLD is encoded by the exons ATGCCACTCTCACACAGCTTCCTGTCCGAAGAGCAACTGCTGTGTTCCATCTGCTTAGATGTGTTTGACAATCCTGTGTCCACACCCTGTGGCCACAGCTTCTGCATGGCCTGCATTGTTCAGTACTGGGATTCAGTCAAGCACTGCCAGTGCCCCCTCTGCAAGCAGACCTTCAAGAGAAAGCCTGATCTCCACATTAATCGCACTCTCCGTGAGATCACCGAACAGTTCAAGCAGATGATGGGCAAAGCAGGAGCCTGTGGGGGGGTTGGGGTAGGTGCAGAGGTTGAGGATGGGGGAAGAAAACAACGGTCAGTTAACAGGACACTAAAGCCAGTTCATCTACCAGGTGAtcttattgatgaaataaaatgGAAATTCACCAAGCCTTCTCCAAATGGCAGTTCTCAAGCATGTCATGATAAACCCAGACTGAAACATACCGtcacatcaaacaacgatagtgCTGATAGCGCCCAGCCAGCCTTTTTAACCAGACAGGTGTCAATGCGAAGGTTTACTCTAAGTGGGGCGGCAGACGCTATGAAAGTGCCCCTTTGTCCAAAACACCACCGCAGCCTGGAGCTGTTCTGTCAATCCGATTTGGAATGTATTTGTGTAGAGTGTGGACAAACAGACCACCACTCACACAACATCATATGTGCAGAAAAAGAGTGGCATTGTAACAAG ATGAAGATTGGTATCGCAGAGACAGCGATGCAGGAGATGACCAAGGAGAGGATGCAGAAAGTGGAGGAGATAAAACATTCACTGACTGACATCAAA ATGCTGGGTGAACGTGAGGCACAACGCAACAAGCAGGTGATTGGAGCATTGGTGAGCTCCATCGAGCGCAGTCAGGTGGGACTTTTGGAGGTGATGGAGATTAATCGTCAATCAGCAGAGCACCAAGCTGAGGTGATGATCAAAGAGTTGGAGCAGGAGATCGCAGAGCTGAGGAGGAGGGGCTCTGCACTGGGTCAACTGGCCCAAACTGAAGACTATGTCACAGGACTGAGG GTCTACTCTGATCTCAGCACCCCCTTGTCAATCAAAGACTGGACAGGAGTCTCACTGACCTGTGACCTCGGAACCAAAGCATTTTACGACTCTGTTTGTCAAATACTGGAACAGTTTGAGGAGCTTCAAAAACAACCTGCCATTT GCTTCTCGGTGTCTGCTGACCAATCACCAATGAGGTCACACCCAA AAGTGAAGAGAATACAAGAATATGCAG TGGATGTGACCCTGGACACCAACACTGCCCATCCTCGCCTCGTCCTATCAGAAGACAGAAAGAAGGTGTGGTGTGTTGACAGGCACCAACTAGTTCCCAACAACCGTGAGCGTTTCGATCGTGTGGTTTGTGTACTGGGACACAAGGGCTTCACCGGTGGCCGACACTACTGGGAGGTCGAGGTGGGTGACAAGACCGACTGGGACCTGGGGGTGGCTGGTCATTCCAGCAACAGGAAGGGTAAGATCATCGTCAGTCCCAGCAACGGCTACTGGTTCTTAAGCTTGCGGGACAAAAATAACTATGCCTTCAGGACAGAGCCTTCTACTGCACTAACTCTCAGGCTGAAACCTCAGAAGATAGGGCTGTTTGTggactatgaaaaaggccaagtGTCCTTCTTTAATGTAGATGCAAAGACGCTCATCTACACTTTCATGGATAACTTCTCTGAGACCATTTTTCCGTTCTTCAGTCCCTGTACCAACAAATCAGGCAGAAATGATGCTCCGCTGGTGATCACGCCTGTCCTTCTCGACTGA
- the LOC127619631 gene encoding E3 ubiquitin-protein ligase TRIM39-like isoform X1 produces the protein MPLSHSFLSEEQLLCSICLDVFDNPVSTPCGHSFCMACIVQYWDSVKHCQCPLCKQTFKRKPDLHINRTLREITEQFKQMMGKAGACGGVGVGAEVEDGGRKQRSVNRTLKPVHLPGDLIDEIKWKFTKPSPNGSSQACHDKPRLKHTVTSNNDSADSAQPAFLTRQVSMRRFTLSGAADAMKVPLCPKHHRSLELFCQSDLECICVECGQTDHHSHNIICAEKEWHCNKMKIGIAETAMQEMTKERMQKVEEIKHSLTDIKMLGEREAQRNKQVIGALVSSIERSQVGLLEVMEINRQSAEHQAEVMIKELEQEIAELRRRGSALGQLAQTEDYVTGLRVYSDLSTPLSIKDWTGVSLTCDLGTKAFYDSVCQILEQFEELQKQPAICGFTLTPGKHKATMPSSGRCRCSMHGLDLLPMQSKVLLDILLPSALGFSVSADQSPMRSHPKVKRIQEYAVDVTLDTNTAHPRLVLSEDRKKVWCVDRHQLVPNNRERFDRVVCVLGHKGFTGGRHYWEVEVGDKTDWDLGVAGHSSNRKGKIIVSPSNGYWFLSLRDKNNYAFRTEPSTALTLRLKPQKIGLFVDYEKGQVSFFNVDAKTLIYTFMDNFSETIFPFFSPCTNKSGRNDAPLVITPVLLD, from the exons ATGCCACTCTCACACAGCTTCCTGTCCGAAGAGCAACTGCTGTGTTCCATCTGCTTAGATGTGTTTGACAATCCTGTGTCCACACCCTGTGGCCACAGCTTCTGCATGGCCTGCATTGTTCAGTACTGGGATTCAGTCAAGCACTGCCAGTGCCCCCTCTGCAAGCAGACCTTCAAGAGAAAGCCTGATCTCCACATTAATCGCACTCTCCGTGAGATCACCGAACAGTTCAAGCAGATGATGGGCAAAGCAGGAGCCTGTGGGGGGGTTGGGGTAGGTGCAGAGGTTGAGGATGGGGGAAGAAAACAACGGTCAGTTAACAGGACACTAAAGCCAGTTCATCTACCAGGTGAtcttattgatgaaataaaatgGAAATTCACCAAGCCTTCTCCAAATGGCAGTTCTCAAGCATGTCATGATAAACCCAGACTGAAACATACCGtcacatcaaacaacgatagtgCTGATAGCGCCCAGCCAGCCTTTTTAACCAGACAGGTGTCAATGCGAAGGTTTACTCTAAGTGGGGCGGCAGACGCTATGAAAGTGCCCCTTTGTCCAAAACACCACCGCAGCCTGGAGCTGTTCTGTCAATCCGATTTGGAATGTATTTGTGTAGAGTGTGGACAAACAGACCACCACTCACACAACATCATATGTGCAGAAAAAGAGTGGCATTGTAACAAG ATGAAGATTGGTATCGCAGAGACAGCGATGCAGGAGATGACCAAGGAGAGGATGCAGAAAGTGGAGGAGATAAAACATTCACTGACTGACATCAAA ATGCTGGGTGAACGTGAGGCACAACGCAACAAGCAGGTGATTGGAGCATTGGTGAGCTCCATCGAGCGCAGTCAGGTGGGACTTTTGGAGGTGATGGAGATTAATCGTCAATCAGCAGAGCACCAAGCTGAGGTGATGATCAAAGAGTTGGAGCAGGAGATCGCAGAGCTGAGGAGGAGGGGCTCTGCACTGGGTCAACTGGCCCAAACTGAAGACTATGTCACAGGACTGAGG GTCTACTCTGATCTCAGCACCCCCTTGTCAATCAAAGACTGGACAGGAGTCTCACTGACCTGTGACCTCGGAACCAAAGCATTTTACGACTCTGTTTGTCAAATACTGGAACAGTTTGAGGAGCTTCAAAAACAACCTGCCATTTGTGGGTTCACGTTGACACCTGGGAAACACAAAGCTACTATGCCATCTAGTGGCAGGTGTAGATGTAGCATGCACGGTCTAGATTTGCTGCCCATGCAATCAAAAGTGTTACTTGACATTCTGCTTCCTTCTGCTTTAGGCTTCTCGGTGTCTGCTGACCAATCACCAATGAGGTCACACCCAA AAGTGAAGAGAATACAAGAATATGCAG TGGATGTGACCCTGGACACCAACACTGCCCATCCTCGCCTCGTCCTATCAGAAGACAGAAAGAAGGTGTGGTGTGTTGACAGGCACCAACTAGTTCCCAACAACCGTGAGCGTTTCGATCGTGTGGTTTGTGTACTGGGACACAAGGGCTTCACCGGTGGCCGACACTACTGGGAGGTCGAGGTGGGTGACAAGACCGACTGGGACCTGGGGGTGGCTGGTCATTCCAGCAACAGGAAGGGTAAGATCATCGTCAGTCCCAGCAACGGCTACTGGTTCTTAAGCTTGCGGGACAAAAATAACTATGCCTTCAGGACAGAGCCTTCTACTGCACTAACTCTCAGGCTGAAACCTCAGAAGATAGGGCTGTTTGTggactatgaaaaaggccaagtGTCCTTCTTTAATGTAGATGCAAAGACGCTCATCTACACTTTCATGGATAACTTCTCTGAGACCATTTTTCCGTTCTTCAGTCCCTGTACCAACAAATCAGGCAGAAATGATGCTCCGCTGGTGATCACGCCTGTCCTTCTCGACTGA